The following are encoded together in the Monodelphis domestica isolate mMonDom1 chromosome 5, mMonDom1.pri, whole genome shotgun sequence genome:
- the KCNJ8 gene encoding ATP-sensitive inward rectifier potassium channel 8 — MLARKSIIPEEYVLARIAAENLRKPRIRDRLPRARFIAKSGACNLAHKNIREQGRFLQDIFTTLVDLKWRHTLVIFTMSFLCSWLLFAIMWWLVAFAHGDIHAYMEKSGLEKNGVDSSACVTNVRSFTSAFLFSIEVQVTIGFGGRMMTEECPLAITVLILQNIVGLIINAVMLGCIFMKTAQAHRRAETLIFSRHAVIAVRNGRLCFMFRVGDLRKSMIISASVRIQVVKKTTTPEGEVVPIHQLDIPVDNPIESNNIFLVAPLIICHVIDKRSPLYEISATDLATQDLEVIVILEGVVETTGITTQARTSYIAEEIQWGHRFVSIVTEEEGVYSVDYSKFGNTVKVAAPRCSARELDEKPSILIQTLQKSELSHQNSLRKRNSMRRNNSMRRNNSMRRNNSSLIVPKVQFITPEGNQNATET, encoded by the exons ATGTTGGCCAGAAAAAGCATTATTCCAGAAGAGTATGTGCTGGCACGGATTGCTGCTGAGAACCTGCGCAAGCCACGCATCAGAGACAGACTTCCTAGAGCTCGGTTTATCGCCAAGAGTGGGGCCTGTAACCTGGCCCATAAGAATATTCGGGAACAAGGGCGCTTCCTCCAAGACATCTTCACTACCTTAGTGGATCTGAAATGGCGCCACACACTGGTGATTTTCACCATGTCCTTCCTCTGCAGCTGGCTGCTCTTTGCCATCATGTGGTGGTTGGTGGCCTTTGCCCACGGTGACATTCATGCTTACATGGAAAAAAGTGGTTTGGAGAAAAATGGTGTGGATTCCAGTGCTTGTGTGACTAATGTCAG GTCTTTCACTTCTGCGTTCCTCTTTTCCATTGAGGTTCAAGTGACAATTGGATTCGGTGGGAGAATGATGACTGAAGAGTGCCCCCTGGCTATCACAGTTTTGATTCTCCAGAACATTGTGGGTTTAATTATCAATGCAGTCATGCTGGGCTGTATCTTCATGAAGACAGCTCAGGCCCACAGACGGGCAGAGACCTTGATTTTCAGCCGGCATGCAGTGATTGCAGTACGAAATGGCCGGCTTTGTTTCATGTTCCGGGTAGGTGATTTAAGGAAGAGCATGATCATTAGTGCCTCTGTACGAATCCAGGTTGTCAAGAAAACAACTACTCCTGAAGGGGAGGTAGTGCCTATCCACCAACTTGACATCCCTGTTGACAATCCCATAGAAAGtaacaatattttcctggtggCCCCTTTGATCATCTGCCATGTAATTGATAAACGAAGTCCCTTGTATGAAATCTCAGCCACTGACTTAGCCACTCAAGACTTAGAGGTCATAGTTATCTTGGAAGGAGTGGTTGAAACTACTGGCATCACCACTCAAGCTCGAACCTCCTACATTGCTGAGGAAATCCAGTGGGGTCACCGCTTTGTATCTATTGTGACAGAAGAGGAAGGTGTATACTCTGTGGACTACTCCAAGTTTGGCAATACAGTCAAAGTGGCTGCTCCCAGGTGTAGTGCCAGGGAGCTAGATGAGAAGCCTTCAATACTTATTCAAACACTTCAGAAGAGTGAGCTGTCCCATCAGAACTCTCTGAGAAAGCGCAATTCCATGAGAAGAAACAATTCCATGAGAAGGAATAATTCCATGAGAAGGAACAATTCCTCTCTGATTGTGCCAAAGGTACAGTTTATCACCCCAGAGGGAAATCAGAACGCAACTGAAACGTAA